One stretch of Hymenobacter chitinivorans DSM 11115 DNA includes these proteins:
- a CDS encoding M28 family peptidase, producing the protein MLYLKRFVAALLPGLLGASLATAGPGALPADTLRLRQHLLALTGTPQPRNYQHLPSLNQAAGYIQQQLQAAGARLSEQPYAVQGNTYRNVLGSFGPENGPRLIIGAHYDVCGEQPGADDNGTGVAALLELARLLGQQPSLPYRVDLVAYTLEEPPFFRTKHMGSYVHAKSLHDAGVAVKGMVALEMLGYYDDRKHTQDYPVGPLKLVYGSRGNYVTVAQKFGNGRFGRQFARRYKAQAALPVKRFKAPAWLPGIDFSDHLNYWQFDYPAVLLTDTAFYRNKHYHEPTDTLDRLDMRRLGLSVEALLAVVLGL; encoded by the coding sequence ATGCTTTATCTGAAACGCTTCGTAGCGGCACTGCTGCCCGGGCTCCTGGGGGCTTCCTTGGCTACGGCCGGCCCGGGCGCTTTGCCGGCCGACACCCTGCGGCTGCGCCAGCACCTACTGGCCCTCACTGGCACGCCCCAGCCCCGCAACTACCAGCACCTGCCCAGCCTCAACCAGGCCGCGGGCTATATCCAACAGCAGCTGCAGGCCGCCGGGGCCCGGCTCAGCGAGCAGCCCTACGCGGTGCAGGGCAATACCTACCGCAACGTACTCGGCTCCTTTGGCCCCGAAAATGGTCCCCGCCTCATCATTGGGGCCCACTACGACGTGTGCGGGGAGCAGCCCGGGGCCGACGACAACGGCACCGGCGTGGCCGCTTTGCTGGAGCTGGCCCGCCTGCTGGGCCAGCAGCCCAGCTTGCCCTACCGTGTGGATCTGGTGGCCTACACGCTGGAAGAGCCGCCGTTTTTCCGCACCAAGCACATGGGCAGCTACGTGCACGCCAAGTCCCTGCACGATGCGGGAGTGGCCGTGAAAGGCATGGTAGCCCTGGAAATGCTGGGTTACTACGACGACCGGAAACACACCCAGGATTACCCCGTGGGCCCCTTGAAGCTGGTGTACGGCAGCCGGGGCAACTACGTGACGGTGGCTCAGAAATTCGGCAACGGGCGCTTCGGCCGGCAGTTTGCCCGCCGCTATAAAGCCCAGGCGGCGCTGCCCGTGAAGCGCTTCAAGGCCCCGGCCTGGCTGCCCGGCATCGACTTTTCCGACCACCTCAACTACTGGCAGTTCGACTACCCCGCCGTGCTGCTCACCGACACCGCCTTCTACCGCAACAAGCACTACCACGAGCCCACCGACACGCTGGACCGACTCGATATGCGTCGTCTGGGGTTGAGCGTGGAAGCCCTGCTGGCGGTAGTGCTGGGGCTGTGA